The DNA segment TTAGTGAAGATCAGCAGGCCGTCTGGGAGCacatgacaggcaggtagagacaggaaaggtgtgcagtgaacagtacctgtctataatgacaggcaggtagagggaggaaaggtgtgcagtgaacagtacctgtcccataatgacaggcaggtagaggaggaaaggtgtgcagtgaacagtacctcatctataatgacaggcaggtagaggggaggaaaggtgtgcagtgaacagtacctgtctataatgacaggcaggtagagggaggaaaggtgtgcagtgaacagtacctgtctataatgacaggcaggtagagggaggaaaggtgtgcagtgaacagtacctgtctataatgacaggcaggtagagacaggaaaggtgtgcagtgaacagtacctatcctataatgacaggcaggtagagggaggtgtgtgcgtgaacagtacctgtctataatgacaggcaggtagagacagGAAAGGTGTGTAAGTAgtacctgtctataatgacaggcaggcAGAACAGGAAAGGTGTGTAGTAGAACATTTCTGTcataatgacaggcaggtagagacaggaaaggtgtgcagtgaacagtacctgtctataatgacaggcaggtagacaggaggaaaggtgtgcagggaacagtacctgtctataatgacaggcaggtagacagaggaaaggtgtgcagtgaacagtacctgACTATAATGACAAGCAGGTAGAGGGAGGTGTGCAGGCAGgtctataatgacaggcaggtagagacaggaaaggtgtgcagtgaacagtacctgtctataatgacaggcaggtagagggaggtgtgcagtgaacagtacctgtctataatgacaggcaggtagagacagGAAAGGTGTGTagtgaacagtacctgtctataatgacaggcaggtagagacagGAAAGGTGTGTagtgaacagtacctgtctataatgacaggcaggtagacagaggaaaggtgtgtgcagtgaacagtacctgtctataatgacaggcaggtagacagaggaaaggtgtgcagtgaacagtacctgtctataatgacaggcaggtagagacaggaaaggtgtgcagtgaacagtacctgtctataatgacaggcaggtagagggaggaaggtgtgcagtgaacagtacctgtctataatgacaggcaggtagaggaggtgtgcagtgaacagtacctgtctataatgacaggcaggtagaggagGTGTGTagtgaacagtacctgtctataatgacaggcaggtagacagaggaaaggtgtgcagtgaacagtacctggtccataatgacaggcaggtagagggagtgtgtgcagtgaacagtacctgtctataatgacaggcaggtagagggaggaaaggtgtgcagtgaacagtacctgtctataatgacaggcaggtagagggaggaaaggtgtgcagtgaacagtacctgtccataatgacaggcaggtagaggaggtgtgcagtgaacagtacctgtctataatgacaggcaggtagagggaggtgtgcagtgaacagtacctgtccataatgacaggcaggtagaggaggaaaggtgtgcagtgaacagtacctgtctataatgacaggcaggtagagggaggaaaggtgtgcagtgaacagtacctgtccataatgacaggcaggtagagggagGAAATGTGTagtgaacagtacctgtctataatgacaggcaggtagagggaggtgtgcagtgaacagtacctgtctataatgacaggcaggtagagacagaaaggtgtgcagtgaacagtacctgtctataatgacaggcaggtagagacaggaaaggtgtgcagtgaacagtacctgtctataatgacaggcaggtagagggaggaaaggtgtgcagtgaacagtacctgtctaccatgacaggcaggtagaggggaggaaaggtgtgcagtgaacagtacctgtctataatgacaggcaggtagagacaggaaaggtgtgcagtgaacagtacctgtctatagtgacaggcaggtagagggaggtgtgcagtgaacagtacctgtctataatgacaggcaggtagaggaggtgtgcagtgaacagtaccctaatgacaggcaggtagagggaggtgtgcagtgaacagtacctgtctataatgacaggcaggtagaggagGTGTGCAGTGAGGATTTACCTATCTGTGCAGGCCCGCTGTCCACACTGCCCCCTCTCCCTGACTTGGCACAGTCAGGAGGTCCCCAGCCGTCATTACAGTGGCAGTGCCCCTGGTTGTTACACACCTGGGGGAGATACCAATCAATTAACTAATCAACCAGCCAAAACAATAGACACTGGTCTCTCTCCCAAGTAGAGCCAATCAATTAACTAATCAACCAGCCAATACAATAGACACTGGTCTCTCTCCCAAGTAGAGCCAATCAATTAACTAATCAACCAGCCAATACAATAGGCACTGGTCTCTCTCCCAAGTAGAGCCAATCAATTAACTAATGAACCAGCTAATACAATAGACACTGGTCTCTCTCCAAGTAGAGCCAATCAATTAACTAATCAACCAGCCAATACAATAGACACTGGTCTCTCTCCCAAGTAGAGCCAATCAATTAACTAATCAACCAGCCAATACAATAGACACTGGTCTCTCTCCCAAGTAGAGCCAATCAATTAACTAATCAACCAGCCAATACAATAGACACTGGTCTCTCTCCCAAGTAGAGCCAATCAATTAACTAATCAACCAGCCAATACAATAGACACTGGTCTTGACTCCCCAGACGAGCCAATCAGATGGCCTGTAACACGTGATGTTCCCGACCCCTTATAGAGAATGAGATCTCTAGTcacaggctaccctgccgcctctacactctaaccactaggctaccctgccgcctctacactctaaccactaggctaccctgccgcctctacactctaaccactaggctaccctgccgcctctacactctaaccactaggctaccctgccgcctctacactctaaccactaggctaccctgccgcctctacactctaaccactaggctaccctgccgcctctacactctaaccactaggctaccctgtcgcctgtGGGTGAGACCTTCTCTTACCCCTCGGCCGTTACATGTGTTGTTGGCGTCACAGTGGAGGTCCACAGACAGTAGAGCTGAGGCATTCACACACTGGAAGTCAAGGCAGGCCTGGAAGAAAAAGAGAGGAGTCCTGGATATTATCGCTGGATTCAAACAAACCCCCCATAGCAATGACTACAAGGCAGTATGGTTGTCCTGCCGCCTCAGTACACACCACCCGCCCTGTGGAAGAAATGGCTCAACACACACCACCCGCCCTGTGGAAGAAATGGCTCGACACACACCACCCGCTCTGTGGAAAAAATGGCTCGACACACACCACCCGCTCTGTGGAAAAAATGGCTCGACACACACCACCCGCTCTGTGGAAAAAATGGCTCAACACACAACACCACCCGCCATGTGGAAGAAATGGCTCAACACACAACACCACCCGCCATGTGGAAGAAATGGCTCGACACACCACCCGCTCTGTGGAAGAAATGGCTCAAAACACACCACCCGCCCTGTGGAAGAAATGGCTCGACACACACACCACCCGCCCTGTGGAAGAAATGGctcaccacacaacaccacccaCCCTGTGGAAGAAATGGCTTGACACACCACCCGCTCTGTGGAAGAAATGGCTCAAAACACACCACCCGCTCTGTGGAAGAAATGGCTCGACACACACACCACCCGCCCTGTGGAAGAAATGGCTCGACACACACCACCCGCCCTGTGGAAGAAATGGCTTGACACACCACCCGCTCTGTGGAAGAAATGGCTCAAAACACACCACCCGCCCTGTGGAAGAAATGGCTCGACACACACACCACCCGCCCTGTGGAAGAAATGGCTCGACACACACACCACCCGCCCTGTGGAAGAAATGGCTCGACACACACACCACCCGCCCTGTGGAGGAAGTGACATCATCTTAGGAAGACAGAAAGGGACAAAGTTGAAGACACTGAAACCAAAAATGCTAATCTTACCTTCCCCTTGGTGCAGGGGCTGCCCTGGTTGACATAGGCAGGGTCCAGAACATCAGAGCCCAGGTTAAAGTCTGCGTTGACACACGAAGAACCATCGATGATCTGGTTACTGACCGAGCCTCCAGGAGGAGGGTTGTTGGTGTTTACGTTAGTGCACTGTACCTTCCCACACATGGCATTACTGCAGGaacacagtggagacagggagggagtcagtggagacagggagggagtcagtggagacagggagggagtcagtggagacagtgagggagtcagtggagacagtgagggagtcagtggagacagtgagggagtcagtggagacagtgagggagtcagtggagacagtgagggagtcagtggagacagggagggagtcagtagcaacacagtggagacagggagcgagtcagtggagacagtggTAACACAGTGgagtcagggagggagtcagtggagacagggagggagtcagtggagacagggagggagtcagtggagacagggagggagtcagtggagacagggagggagtcagtggagacagggagggagtcagtggtaacacagtggagacagggagggagtcagtggagacagggagggagtcagtggagacagggaggagtcagtggagacagggagggagtcagtggagacagggaggggagtcagtggagacagggaggagtcagtgagacagggagggagtcagtggagacagggagggagtcagtggagacagggagggagtcagtggagacagggaggagtcagtggagacagggagggagtcagtggagacagggagggagtcagtggagacagggagggagtcagtggagacagggagggagtcagtggagacagggagggagtcagtggagacagggagggagtcagtggagacagggagggagtcagtggagacagggagggagtcagtggagacagggagggagtcagtagcaacacagtggaaacagggagggagtcagtagcaacacagtggaaacagggagggagtcagtaacacagtggaaacagggagggagtcagtaacacagtggagacagggagggagtcagtaacacagtggagacagggagggagtcagtaacacagtggagacagggagggagtcagtggagacagggagggagtcagtagcaacacagtggagacagggagggagtcagtggagacagggagggagtcagtggcaacacagtggagacagggagggagtcagtggagacagggagggaagtcagtagcaacacagtggagacaggaaggagtcagtagcaacacagtggaaacagggaggagtcagtaacacagtggaaacaggaggagtcagtaacacagtggaaacaggagggagtcagtaacacagtggaaacagggaggagtcagtaacacagtggaaacaggggagggagtcagtaacacagtggaaacagggaggagtcagtaacacagtggaaacagggaggagtcagtggaaacagggagggagtcagtggaaacagggaggagtcagtggaaacagggaggagtcagtggagacaggggaggagtcagtggagacagggaggagtcagtggagacaggggagggagtcagtggagacagggagggagtcagtggagacagggaggagtcagtggagacagggagggagccagtggagacagggagggagtcagtggagacagggagggagtcagtggagacagggagggagtcagtggagacagggagggagtcagtggagacagggagggagtcagtggagacagggagggagtcagtggagacagggagggagtcagtagcgacacagtggaaacagggagggagtcagtaacacagtggagacagggagggagtcagtaacacagtggagacagggagggagtcagtgtggagacagggaggagtcagtggagacagggagggagtcagtagcaacacagtggaaacagggagggagtcagtagtaacacagtggagacaggagggagtcagtagtaacacagtgggagacaggaggagtcagtagtaacacagtggagacagggagggagtcagtggagacagggagggagtcagtagtaacacagtggagacagggagggagtccagtggagacagggagggagtcagtggagacagggagggagtcaagtagcaacacagtggagacaggggagggagtcagtggagacagggaggagtcagtggagacaggagggagtcagtagcaacacagtggaaacagggagggagtcagtaacacagtggaaacagggagggagtcagtggagacaggaggagtcagtggagacagggagggagtcagtggagacagggagggagtcagtggagacagggagggagtcagtaacacagtggaaacaggagggagtccagtggaaacagggagggagtcagtggaaacagggagggagtcagtggagacagggaggagtcagtgggagacaggaggagtcagtggagacagggagggagtcagtggagacagggagggagtcggtggagacagggagggagtcagtggagacagggagggagtcagtggagacagggagggagtcagtgggagacagggagggagtcagtggagacagggagggagtcagtggagacagggaggagtcagtggagacagggagggagtccagtggagacagggagggagtcagtggagacaggagaggagtcagtggagacaggagggagtcagtggagacagggagggagtcagtggagacagggaggggagtcagtggagacagggagggagtcagtagcaacacagtggaaacagggagggagtcagtagtaacacagtggagagcaggaggagtccagtagtaacacagtggagacagggaggagtcagtggagacagggaggagtcagtagtaacacagtggagacaggggaggagtcagtggagacagggagggagtcagtagcaacacagtgggaaacagggaggagtcagtagtaacacagtggag comes from the Oncorhynchus gorbuscha isolate QuinsamMale2020 ecotype Even-year unplaced genomic scaffold, OgorEven_v1.0 Un_scaffold_7772, whole genome shotgun sequence genome and includes:
- the LOC124029809 gene encoding disintegrin and metalloproteinase domain-containing protein 9-like, with the protein product MCGKVQCTNVNTNNPPPGGSVSNQIIDGSSCVNADFNLGSDVLDPAYVNQGSPCTKGKACLDFQCVNASALLSVDLHCDANNTCNGRGVCNNQGHCHCNDGWGPPDCAKSGRGGSVDSGPAQIDYSLRDGLLIFFLLVVPILVLLVLVLLYVFRRDTLERCLKGPRSRRSR